In Styela clava chromosome 6, kaStyClav1.hap1.2, whole genome shotgun sequence, the genomic window GGTGAGGTCTAACTAAGGGTGGTTTTGAAGGTAATATTATAAAGGGGACAAAGATACTGTCATGTAAAGTTTTTCTGAATTACACGACCAATGCTTTTaaagtaatttttaatttttttttaactcataATTAGCTAACGCAGAGAATTCTATCCACATTGTGTGGCTTTTTTATCATGACTATTTCTTGCTTTTTAGTTTGAGAGGGCGAGAGTAATCTACAAATATGCACTCGATCATATTGATAAAAAGGACGCAGGAGAATTATTCAAAGCatatacaatatttgaaaagaaatttGGAAATAGATCAGGCATCGAAAATGTTATTGTCAGTAAAAGAAAATTTCAGTATGAAGAAGAAGTAAAGGTTTGCTGgaagatatatatatgattttcatGTGACATTCTTAAGTATTTACTCGACATAAACGACTATTCACCTGATATAAGgaagaatattttattgaagGGATCTTGATTATCtattatattaaattatctTGGTCGCTCCTTTTTATGATATGCCTATTTAGTTGAGATTTtgctgttgaaaatttaaaattaaatggtCAATGTGACCCAGTTCTCATTATATTAAATAACTGGTTGAAAtacaaatttgataattttagaAACTGTTTTACATTGTTTTTGCATTGACTTTGCATCTTCCCCTGGCCTCTCATAGTTAATTATGAcccacatattttaaaatttgcaaatttattggaataaacttttttatcacattattttctgtttttcaacgAATGAATACTAAATTTGATTGACAGGAAAATCCACATAATTACGATGCCTGGTTTGATTATCTTCGTCTCTCCGAGGAAGAGGGTGACCCAGAGAAGACTCGTGAAGTTTATGAACGAGCTATTTCTAATATTCCACCTGTGGCTGAGAAAAGACATTGGAgaagatatatttatttatggaTAAATTATGCACTATATGAAGAACTTATAACCAAGGTCCgagaaatgaaaatatagtgCTATGAAGATATCTCTTTGTTTCCGTAGTTTTAATTTTCACAAAACTAATTCTCTTGTTATTTGCATAATTGCAATTACAGTTGGGGCAAGATAATCTGTGAAAGTCCTACTGCTAATCTGATGTTGCGTCTTTCCTCTCACTAGGAACGcaatatatacagggtgtcccaaaataaatgaaatccaCTCGTATTTCCtgattcattccaattttattaggaAGGCACATAATCGTCCCAAATTCTAGGTGGCTTTAGtctgcattttgaaaattctgtaatTGCTTACCAGGAGGACATTTAAATTATGGAAGTTTTCTTTATAGAAGTGTAatgggtttcatttattttgggacaccctgtatatgtaTGTTCTTAGAAGACAAGGGGCTTATATAACAAATCTAGTTTTATGCTCAGAATATTACTTTCATTGTCTTTTTGTAACCATGAAACTCTCTACTATGATAACAAAAACATTGGCATATGCAACCTTCTTTTAATAGACTGTCAAGAACGCTTGGTAAACTTAATAGCTTCTTGAGTTTCTGACGAAAATTTAACTGAACTTATGAAATTCAGGCTTCTGATTCCAGAAATTTCAAAGTTTTCACCTCGACTCTCGACTATGCAGTTTAAAAATTAAACTACAGATCTGTTCAGCACTATGATTAAAAGTAATAATGTGAGAGCCCATTTGGAAATATTCTCTCCCTTGGTAGCATATGTTTCTCCTGTGAATATGCATGTGAAAATCCCTCGCCAAACCAGATGTCTGTCTCTTATGCTCTTCAAATATTTACTCATCCGCCCAGAAGGTGGAATCGAACCACTCCGACGCTAATCGGCTACAGGTTTGAAGCCTGCACCCCAGACCACTGAGGATCATCCGGGCATAGGACAACAGGTTCAGTGCTGTTCATATATGGGTGCATTCAAACAATGCTACCATTTATGGTAGCTAGCTAAATGCGATCAATTACTCTTGAAAGTCAGCTGTGCAATCGCAACATGTTTACAATACACATGCAGCTGgtgatattatattattaaagcttttatCCAAGGACAAAATCAGAAGACAGACCTTTTTCATATTTCACGTTGAAATTCATTTCTTTAACCCAAATATCCCTAAATTCAGGATTCCGAAAGAACGCGAGAAGTTTACAAAGCTTGTTTAGAAGTGATACCACATAAGAAATTCACATTTGCAAAAGTATGGTTGATGTTTGCTCATTTTGAAATAAGACAAAGGGACTTGAAACAAGCAAGAAAAATATTGGTATGTTGGGTTTGTTTACATAGTCTTGTTACTGCAAATAAATAATGTACTTCAAATGTAAATACACCAGCTAAGAGCGAAAATTTCTCAGTCTAAAATATGTTACAACTAGAATGTAAAGTTGTTAAAAATGTATTGCACTCTTTAACAACCCCAAGCTGTAGCAAGTTCAAAAACACAAAAGTATTGCTATATATCTCAATATTGATTAAGATTTGCCATATAAATCTGAAAAATGCTGTCAAAAATTCTTCTATGGAATTAGACgaaattttatacatttatttctattttaagtAGGCATTTTACTCTGAATGTGGCTCTGCACGAGCCACCACAAATATTTATTACGAGGGCTAAGCCAATATAAACTAccggtattttaaatttatttgtgttttttgtccACATGTAACACATTCTATTTATCTAGGGAGTTTCAATTGGTAAATGCCCGAAAGATCGCCTGTTCCGCGGTTACATTGAACTAGAACTTCAACTTCGAGAATTTGATCGTTGTCGagttttatatgaaaaatttttggaACATGGCCCTGATAATTGCACAACATGGTGCCGGTTTGCGGAACTTGAAACATTACTTGGGGATGCGGATCGTGCGAGAGCTATATACGAGATTGCTGTAAATCAACCTAGACTTGATATGCCTGAGGTTAGTATGTGAGAATAATTTAATGTTGGAACAAAAAATAGCTTTATCTTTAAATACAAGACTATTGCACCCAAATTTGAGTAGTTGAGGGTGGAATAAGCTCctgtattttacaaatttctACTAAGTCACACGAGACCCAAATTTGCTGATTTTAAAAAGTTATGTCGTCACTTTATTCCACTCACTAATAAATTTTGTAAGCTTATTGGTAACAGTTTTTCGACATCTTATATTCCTTTATTGCTTTTGTATCATCTTAAAATACTAGTTCCTGAAACAGCAATGTTGTAAAATTCAAACTTTAATTTTATCCAGTGCTCAATTTGTTAGACTTCAATGACCATTTTATAGGGCTATAAATCTCTGTGTTGTGACACTCTATTTTTAGTTCAACATTCAATTGATCTTACTCTAAAGATAGGCACAATGTGCACTCTGGTTTTAGACagtctcaaatttttctctCGTTTAGGTTTTATGGAAAGCTTATATTGATTTTGAAATGGAACAAGAGGAAAATGAAAATGCAAGGAAATTATACAGAAGGTTACTAGACAGAACTCAACATGTGAAAGTTTGGATGAGTTTTGCTACTTTTGAATCTTCGAATGAGACAAAGGATGGTTTTGAACGAGCAAGGTTAgtattatttcaaattgaatttggcATAATCGTATGTTGTTTTTCTTCATTGTTAATTATCTCCACAAAAGGGATTTCGAGTATTGTAAATACTACTGTTTTAGTTGCCTGTCTACTGCCTGCAGGcttctatttattttcatatcattttgacatatttttttcAGACAAGTGTATAAAGAAGCACACAACACACTCAAAGACACACATGAAAAAGAAGAAAGAATGTTATTGTTGGAAGCTTGGAAGAAATTTGAAGTGagaaaaatttgattaaaataggAACCTGTGTGTCCCCATTTCGATTACTCATCAGCATAGTCATATTTCAAATTCCATACATATTCCAAATATTTGCGCAATGTGCCAACAACTATTTGAGAACAGATGGGATTTAGGAATGGGTTATCGATAAGCTTTTTTGGAACTGGTACATAGTTTCTTTACCAAAATTTGGTTATAAATTTACTTTACTAATAGTCTCAACCTCTCTTTCCCATTTTATCTGATAACGGATTGATATTTTCAGCTTGAAAATGGTGATGCTGAGACGATACGTCAAGTTGACAAACAAATGCCAAAGAGGATCAAGAAAAGACGAAAAGTCACAACTGAATCAGGGGTAACAATATATTATCACACAACTCATCGAATTAATAATAGCGATATACAGATAATTAAATCACTGATATTTTTAAAACCACTGTTCTGAATTATTCTTTTGCCTATTCATCTCAATTACCTCTGTTTCTCCtgtgttatatatttttttcagtgAAAAGTCTGTTTAAGCtagaatttaaatttgaaaatctaaCGACCTTTTGACATGACAGTAATAAATGATATGCATGCCTTTAAATTGAATTATTCTTGTATATAACTGAGATTGATTTGTTATTTTACTGTAGTTGTGATAAATTGATTAGAAAATATTTGGTAGCACTTGCCCCGATTTATTACAACAGTTTTGCTGATCCAGTTGTATTTCATtgaattttcgtattaaatCGTACTCGTTTAATTCTCAGGTTGATGCAGGATGGGAGGAATATTATGATTACATATTCCCAGAAGATGAAGCAGCTCAACCTAATCTTAAACTACTTGCGATGGCTAAACAATGGAAGATGAAACAGGAGGATGAGAGTGACAATGAAAGTGATGGTGACAGTGTATCAGAAGACAATGAAAGTGAAGAAGATTCTGAAGAAGGGACAAGTCAATCATTACAAATAAAACCAGAACCTACAAGCCAAAAATCTGAGTCAAGTGATGATgaaggaaaaataaaaaaggaactGGTTTCTGGTGATGATCCTGACTCAACCTGAATCTTAAAATCGGCTTTATCTTAAAATCTCGATCTTAGTTGATTCTGAATCTTGTAACCAAGCATTGGGAGTATACTAGGATATCGAGAATTCCAAAACGAGATGTTCAATACTGCCTCTTTAGTTGGTTTTAATCACGGATTCATTGATATGTCAATACTGCAAGGGGTGTAACTTGTGGACATTATCCATTAGTTTCTTACTTACTAGTGGTTATCGAAATTATACCATTTTTGAATTTGGGTCAGAGTAACATTGATTTTTCTCTTCCAtaaatttgttttctgtttccaCAGGAGTTTGAAACAGACTTGATAAATAACATTCTCGCAGGATTTTTGTTGTTGTGGTTCTTTATGTTTGTGAACGAAGTAAGAGTGTTGTGTTTTCGAACTCGTCGAGTTCTATATCAGCATACAGACTTCTGAAATTGAAAGCTGTTATAAGATTTGGACAGATACAATGCATTTTTAGATATTAGAGTCTATGTTGTTGCCATCCTTGCGTCAAAAAGATTTTCCGATCTGGCAGCAGAAATTCTTCACTGATGTGGGTTGGTTTTTGATTAATTAAgagtttcaaaattatttcatgtaAGATGAAAGCCGCTGAGTGGATGACTTGATCTCATGGCAAACCAAGGCCTCTAGTCTGGCTAGCAGCCCATGTTGCGTTTACGAGTTGCTTGAGATGAATGGACTTGTTAGTGTGCTAATTATCGACCATGGTTATGTGAACAACCCCATGACTAAGATCCTCTCCCGCGACATTCGAATCCACTAGGGGTGCCGTAATCAAGGGTGTGATGACGAGCCCATAATTTCTAATGCCCAGCGGGATGAGTGTTTTTGGTGAACGGTAGAGTACTTCAAGTTTGCCTTTAGGACTTGCATTACCCGTCCTCAAGGTCCTCTGCAGTTTGTTTACGCGTTTGTTTTATGGCACAGggaagaaaataaaattgattgatagtACATAACGCGGGTTCTGGTTCGTTTCGGCAATGAGCATATTTCGGCTAATATGGTAAAATTGATGGAGCACGCGAGGGAGACATAGAGTGATCTCCAAAGAAGAATTTGTCACTTTGTGAGATGGCGCCGGTACATGTAACGTCTGATGGCGAGATTTTACGCCAACAAGTTTGAGTTGAAAAGGGATCTTTTAGCCAAAATATAGAAGAAAATAGACCTGCAATTTAGAGATATATTGGTTCAGAAGACATAACTACAAATAGACTAGATGAGTACGGTAACTTACTAGAAACGATGAAAATTAAAGAAATTGTTAATTACCGTACATCTGTAATACGCGGCTAATGTCTTATCTCTAATGGCCAGATGGCTGAATGGGTTACCGGTATCAGCGGGTGAGATGCAGAGATATGAGTTAAAATATTGGATTAGTGAAAGAATGATGAAATGaacggtaccggtatcgtatGATGAAACATCGTGAATGCATTTATTCGGGAAGGGTTCAATCTGAATATACAGTCATAAAGTTGGTTCAACTGGAATTCTTTTAAACAtgggtggcttacccactttgcggccacgacctatttgcgaccctcaacttcatcgattaaattaatgaggaaaaaattaacgaacAGCGACGATATTTCTCACGCGTTATCGTCCACTTTTCCCTCGTAGTTCtacgaaattacactaaaatgtgGCCACAAACAAAAAAGATACGGCCGAAAACccgaccgaagaaaaaaaacggacCAATTTtccatgtcgccaactacccattgttcctttaaaaaagcttgaaaatttatacaaatataagagatcaagagatgaaacttggcagttggttagagttgtgtttcttttaaccatctttaaagtttcgcgcttctacatttaaaggagggggaataAAGAGGTGCGCATTTcgaatacgtcgataatatctttgtccaccaatttgcgaccaccgtgtttttgtctctttgattgctgtgatgcggtgtttggttttataatttgacgagttttgttcaaaataactgtgttcttaaaatatatggcagtcagaaatgcaattagaagcctatttttttcacgcatggctgcgtatgccatagtctcgacgcagcagaaacgatgttcaaggcttgaaatgcgtggtcgcacactggtcgttcggtcgcaaatacgtcttcagagtgtcgtactttggcggttgtatagctttaacccctggtcgtagaaagttaattcgaggttTAACGTgcagaataaatgccaatgcatcTACGGTGGAAAAATTAACgagttagaaatattggtttttgttttatagcgatttgaatgaaatcgtccgcagactggctacaccaccctactTAGCCATATTGGGTTCACCTTCTTACGGGCCACCATTTGTTTTTAATCTGACTCTCTTCTATGCCTTCTCTGGGCTTGCTTGATTTTTGGGTTGTgtgattttatcatttttttctattaCAGAATGTTGAAAAGATAAATACCTACTGACCTATTCTTTAAATTACAATGGCTAATACAGAGAAAAAAGATGCTGGATCTGTTATTCGTGAATGGCTTACGGAGTATAAAGGACTAGCAGAATCTTCAATTCCAAATTATGCAAAAGAAATTTCTGAAAAAGATGACGTTTTAGATGCTTTATTGCATTTATTCAAAGTCCATCCACCTCACACGACTAAGTCCATGAACAATTTAATTCAACCAGTTTGTCATCAGTTGTTTGAATTTTATCGCAGCGGATTTGACGAATTAAAAACCTTTACAATCAATTTATTTCCTTCCATAATTCGGTCACATATAATTGTTAGCTCTGCGTTTAGCGATTCAACTTCAACGGATGCACTTTTGTTGTCGATTTACACATTAGAGAATTTATCGCAGGAAAAAGATATCGAGTCTCCGGGATTAGAAATTCCGCAGCCAGGATATTCATCAATTTATCACGATGCTATGACTGGGATATTTTCTGAACAAATGTGGAGTATGCAAAATCCGAGTCggaaattttatcaaaaaccaGTTTTGCCGAATCACACTGTAATTGTTCCAGCAAACAGGTTTCAAATCTTAACGCAAATTATGTCAATTTATTCTTCGCACATTGCAACACTGAAAAAGTCTTCTCATAAAAGTTTGTGTGAGATTTGTAAACTTCTAGCATCGTCAGGTTACACTTGGCAGAACAAATACATCGAAAGTTATGATGAAACTATGCAGAAATCACGCCGATATCCGATGAGTGTCGAATTTATGTTAAAAATACTTCGATGTGTGTATTTTGCAATGTACAACTGTCAAACAGAAGCTTTTCTCGCAACTGAAGCTATGCAAAGAAGAGCTAAAAAAGAATTGGTACCacaagttatatttttatgtaatgcAATTCTTAATACAGCAAAATTAGAGCATGATGAACAGACATTTGGTGAATCTAGTCGAGGTGAAACTGCACCTTATGGGCTACTTTCCGTCAATCTTACTCCTATTCTTGCTCGTGAGAGCAGCAGGAAAGGAGGGAGATGGGCCGCAACTGCCAAATCGATTAAAGATCATCGATGGAGACATCATAATGAAGAAATATCTGGGGATTTATCTAGGAGTCTCGTAAATGCGGAAGTTCAATTGCATCCCCCTAAAGTTGGACAGCAGAGTTCCGATTTGGATGATTCCGGAAAAGCTGATAAATATTCCAGTACGTCGCCGACAAAGTTATTGAaatccaaattaaaaaaatcagcAGCTGGGGGAATTTTAACAGAAAAAAGTAAAAGCCCAGCACCATCTAGTGGAGAAGAACCGAAAACgagaaaaaacaagaaaatatcaACATCCACTGATGAAATGGAAGGTGAAAAACCAAAACTGTCTCCATCACAAAAGAAATTGAGCCCAACATTGACTAAAAAACAAAGCCGGACTTCTATAGGAATTCAAAAGCATCCTAGTATGGATGAAAGTTCGTCACTGAATCATAAACAAAGAGGGTTTTCTGGAAGTAAAAGTTTTAGTGATGTTGATAAATATGAAGTCAAGCTACCGACTTCGATCACCATAGATGCTAGTTATACATCAGGTGATGGAAACCATGATACGTCTGGGACAGCTCTGCTCGAAGGTTTGAAATTAGACACTTCATCTGAATCAGATGATCGAGAGATTTCTAATGATAAAAAGTCAGTGAAAAGTCGTCATTTTTCAAGTGATGACAAAAGGAAAGAGTCTTTTCCACTTTTGTCTACTTCAGAAgcaataaatacaaaatcacAAACTACTGCTTTTTAgtatcattttcatttcaaaatattattgttaGATACCATTTTTATCCAGTTCAATCCTGATTTACCTGGTAGGAAATAGAATCTATAACCATTAATTTTCTTCATAGTTGATTCCAATTAAATTTGTAATAACTCTGCtgtgaattgaaataaatgatctGAAATAagtttttgagaaaatttatgGCCATTGTGTTGTGTTAATTTTCTAGtgatttctcattttttttaattgcaattgtaatctttaatttattcaatcattattaG contains:
- the LOC120331716 gene encoding hyccin-like; amino-acid sequence: MANTEKKDAGSVIREWLTEYKGLAESSIPNYAKEISEKDDVLDALLHLFKVHPPHTTKSMNNLIQPVCHQLFEFYRSGFDELKTFTINLFPSIIRSHIIVSSAFSDSTSTDALLLSIYTLENLSQEKDIESPGLEIPQPGYSSIYHDAMTGIFSEQMWSMQNPSRKFYQKPVLPNHTVIVPANRFQILTQIMSIYSSHIATLKKSSHKSLCEICKLLASSGYTWQNKYIESYDETMQKSRRYPMSVEFMLKILRCVYFAMYNCQTEAFLATEAMQRRAKKELVPQVIFLCNAILNTAKLEHDEQTFGESSRGETAPYGLLSVNLTPILARESSRKGGRWAATAKSIKDHRWRHHNEEISGDLSRSLVNAEVQLHPPKVGQQSSDLDDSGKADKYSSTSPTKLLKSKLKKSAAGGILTEKSKSPAPSSGEEPKTRKNKKISTSTDEMEGEKPKLSPSQKKLSPTLTKKQSRTSIGIQKHPSMDESSSLNHKQRGFSGSKSFSDVDKYEVKLPTSITIDASYTSGDGNHDTSGTALLEGLKLDTSSESDDREISNDKKSVKSRHFSSDDKRKESFPLLSTSEAINTKSQTTAF
- the LOC120331699 gene encoding crooked neck-like protein 1; protein product: MHEPTMGGKQKMPKVAKVKNKAPAPVQITAEQLLREAKERELENVAPPPRQKISDPDELDEYKLRRRKAFEDNLRKNRAHISTWMKYAAFEDNMKEIQRARSVYERALDVEYRNLTLWYKYAEMEMKNKQINHARNVWDRAVTILPRANQLWYKYTYMEEMLGNIPACRQVFERWMEWEPHEQAWQSYINFELRYKEVDRARTIHERFVYIHPQVKNWIKYGKFEEKFGYITNSRKIFERAVEFFGEDYMEENLFISFAKFEERQKEFERARVIYKYALDHIDKKDAGELFKAYTIFEKKFGNRSGIENVIVSKRKFQYEEEVKENPHNYDAWFDYLRLSEEEGDPEKTREVYERAISNIPPVAEKRHWRRYIYLWINYALYEELITKDSERTREVYKACLEVIPHKKFTFAKVWLMFAHFEIRQRDLKQARKILGVSIGKCPKDRLFRGYIELELQLREFDRCRVLYEKFLEHGPDNCTTWCRFAELETLLGDADRARAIYEIAVNQPRLDMPEVLWKAYIDFEMEQEENENARKLYRRLLDRTQHVKVWMSFATFESSNETKDGFERARQVYKEAHNTLKDTHEKEERMLLLEAWKKFELENGDAETIRQVDKQMPKRIKKRRKVTTESGVDAGWEEYYDYIFPEDEAAQPNLKLLAMAKQWKMKQEDESDNESDGDSVSEDNESEEDSEEGTSQSLQIKPEPTSQKSESSDDEGKIKKELVSGDDPDST